One window of the Pieris rapae chromosome 13, ilPieRapa1.1, whole genome shotgun sequence genome contains the following:
- the LOC110993614 gene encoding diacylglycerol kinase epsilon isoform X2: protein MFAYLIYRTFHSLIGTGNFIQIKYKSRGHTWRNIQCHNSNPYNIYCSVCSKLMLPVDGLYCECCAVSACKLCCRSVDKQVKCKDITWRDEKPFPHLWVNVGMLRGESGQSDSESFKNYFCSWCQRIIKSHEMALYKSKPCDFQKYKNIIIPPYYVKIEKNKMININIINDDAWNPLIIFANRKSGSNRSDEVLSLFRGLLNPLQVIDISRTAPETVVHWLPPKCRVLVAGGDGTVGWVLNALHKAPHIKASVGILPMGTGNDLSRALGWGATCDSVLDAHSIIDSLIRAVEKPLDRWKVTITPKRRSLGRLRGPRVLYAYNYASIGVDAQVALDFHHAREQFLYRFANQTLNYVAYLVLGVGRALDDGGCFGLERRMRVFAPAQLSLPPIQALVALNIPSWGAGVDLWSMGSEEVPEQSMNDRKLEVVGISSSFHIARLQCGLAEPFRFTQASDVRIELEGSCAMQVDGEPWMQGPATILIQHAGQSMMLVPS, encoded by the exons ATGTTTG catatttaatatatcgaACGTTTCATTCCCTTATTGGGACCGGGAATTTTATACAGATTAAGTACAAATCTCGAGGTCATACATGGAGAAACATTCAGTGTCATAATTCTAatccatataatatttat TGTTCCGTGTGTTCCAAGCTTATGTTGCCAGTTGATGGTCTTTACTGTGAGTGTTGTGCTGTAAGCGCCTGCAAGCTTTGTTGCAGGAGTGTTGATAAACAAGTAAAATGTAAAGATATAACTTGGCGTGATGAAAAACCATTTCCTCACCTTTGGGTTAATG TTGGAATGCTACGTGGGGAGTCTGGTCAGAGTGATTCAGAGAGTTTTAAGAATTACTTCTGTAGTTGGTGtcaaagaattattaaaagtcaTGAAATGGCTTTGTATAAATCTAAG CCATGTGATTtccaaaaatataagaatatcaTAATTCCACCTTATTATGTaaagattgaaaaaaataaaatgataaacataaatattataaatgatgaCGCCTGGAatcctttaattatatttg CAAACAGAAAATCTGGAAGCAACAGAAGTGATGAAGTTCTTTCCTTGTTTCGAGGGCTGCTAAATCCATTGCAG GTGATAGATATCAGCAGAACTGCACCAGAGACAGTGGTCCATTGGCTGCCACCAAAATGCCGGGTATTAGTTGCGGGAGGTGATGGTACTGTTGGCTGGGTGCTCAATGCCTTGCACAAGGCTCCACATATCAAG GCCTCAGTTGGTATCCTGCCAATGGGAACAGGTAATGATCTGTCGAGAGCCTTAGGATGGGGAGCGACGTGCGACTCAGTCTTAGATGCACATTCCATAATTGATTCCTTAATTAGAGCTGTAGAGAAGCCCTTAGACCG GTGGAAAGTGACGATAACTCCGAAAAGACGTAGTTTGGGTCGCCTTCGCGGACCTCGTGTACTATACGCGTATAATTACGCAAGTATCGGTGTTGATGCACAGGTCGCGCTCGATTTCCACCATGCGCGGGAGCAGTTCCTCTATCGATTTGCAAACCAGACACTGAATTAC GTGGCCTATTTAGTGCTGGGCGTCGGTCGTGCGTTGGACGATGGCGGTTGTTTTGGTCTAGAGCGGCGAATGCGCGTGTTTGCGCCTGCGCAGCTATCTTTACCCCCAATACAAGCACTTGTCGCACTCAATATACCATCTTGGGGTGCTGGCGTTGACCTTTGga gTATGGGCAGTGAAGAAGTACCTGAGCAAAGTATGAATGATCGAAAGCTGGAG GTAGTGGGAATATCGTCTTCATTCCACATAGCGAGGCTACAATGCGGTCTCGCAGAACCATTCCGTTTTACGCAAGCTTCCGATGTAagg atTGAGTTGGAAGGCTCCTGCGCTATGCAAGTAGATGGCGAGCCTTGGATGCAAGGACCAGCGACAATTCTAATACAGCACGCCGGACAAAGTATGATGCTTGTACCGtcttaa
- the LOC110993614 gene encoding diacylglycerol kinase epsilon isoform X1 gives MNTLLDLPNVIFNYYFVIGGLFIAYLIYRTFHSLIGTGNFIQIKYKSRGHTWRNIQCHNSNPYNIYCSVCSKLMLPVDGLYCECCAVSACKLCCRSVDKQVKCKDITWRDEKPFPHLWVNVGMLRGESGQSDSESFKNYFCSWCQRIIKSHEMALYKSKPCDFQKYKNIIIPPYYVKIEKNKMININIINDDAWNPLIIFANRKSGSNRSDEVLSLFRGLLNPLQVIDISRTAPETVVHWLPPKCRVLVAGGDGTVGWVLNALHKAPHIKASVGILPMGTGNDLSRALGWGATCDSVLDAHSIIDSLIRAVEKPLDRWKVTITPKRRSLGRLRGPRVLYAYNYASIGVDAQVALDFHHAREQFLYRFANQTLNYVAYLVLGVGRALDDGGCFGLERRMRVFAPAQLSLPPIQALVALNIPSWGAGVDLWSMGSEEVPEQSMNDRKLEVVGISSSFHIARLQCGLAEPFRFTQASDVRIELEGSCAMQVDGEPWMQGPATILIQHAGQSMMLVPS, from the exons ATGAATACGTTATTAGACTTACCAAATGtcatctttaattattattttgtgatcGGCGGTTTGTTTAtagcatatttaatatatcgaACGTTTCATTCCCTTATTGGGACCGGGAATTTTATACAGATTAAGTACAAATCTCGAGGTCATACATGGAGAAACATTCAGTGTCATAATTCTAatccatataatatttat TGTTCCGTGTGTTCCAAGCTTATGTTGCCAGTTGATGGTCTTTACTGTGAGTGTTGTGCTGTAAGCGCCTGCAAGCTTTGTTGCAGGAGTGTTGATAAACAAGTAAAATGTAAAGATATAACTTGGCGTGATGAAAAACCATTTCCTCACCTTTGGGTTAATG TTGGAATGCTACGTGGGGAGTCTGGTCAGAGTGATTCAGAGAGTTTTAAGAATTACTTCTGTAGTTGGTGtcaaagaattattaaaagtcaTGAAATGGCTTTGTATAAATCTAAG CCATGTGATTtccaaaaatataagaatatcaTAATTCCACCTTATTATGTaaagattgaaaaaaataaaatgataaacataaatattataaatgatgaCGCCTGGAatcctttaattatatttg CAAACAGAAAATCTGGAAGCAACAGAAGTGATGAAGTTCTTTCCTTGTTTCGAGGGCTGCTAAATCCATTGCAG GTGATAGATATCAGCAGAACTGCACCAGAGACAGTGGTCCATTGGCTGCCACCAAAATGCCGGGTATTAGTTGCGGGAGGTGATGGTACTGTTGGCTGGGTGCTCAATGCCTTGCACAAGGCTCCACATATCAAG GCCTCAGTTGGTATCCTGCCAATGGGAACAGGTAATGATCTGTCGAGAGCCTTAGGATGGGGAGCGACGTGCGACTCAGTCTTAGATGCACATTCCATAATTGATTCCTTAATTAGAGCTGTAGAGAAGCCCTTAGACCG GTGGAAAGTGACGATAACTCCGAAAAGACGTAGTTTGGGTCGCCTTCGCGGACCTCGTGTACTATACGCGTATAATTACGCAAGTATCGGTGTTGATGCACAGGTCGCGCTCGATTTCCACCATGCGCGGGAGCAGTTCCTCTATCGATTTGCAAACCAGACACTGAATTAC GTGGCCTATTTAGTGCTGGGCGTCGGTCGTGCGTTGGACGATGGCGGTTGTTTTGGTCTAGAGCGGCGAATGCGCGTGTTTGCGCCTGCGCAGCTATCTTTACCCCCAATACAAGCACTTGTCGCACTCAATATACCATCTTGGGGTGCTGGCGTTGACCTTTGga gTATGGGCAGTGAAGAAGTACCTGAGCAAAGTATGAATGATCGAAAGCTGGAG GTAGTGGGAATATCGTCTTCATTCCACATAGCGAGGCTACAATGCGGTCTCGCAGAACCATTCCGTTTTACGCAAGCTTCCGATGTAagg atTGAGTTGGAAGGCTCCTGCGCTATGCAAGTAGATGGCGAGCCTTGGATGCAAGGACCAGCGACAATTCTAATACAGCACGCCGGACAAAGTATGATGCTTGTACCGtcttaa
- the LOC110993545 gene encoding mitochondrial dicarboxylate carrier, whose amino-acid sequence MGDVRISRWYFGGLASAGAACVTHPLDLLKVQMQTQKGRNVSMFKLTQIVLKNQGIMGLYNGISASLLRQLTYSTARFGIYEVAKQTLAPKDGMPMPFYMSALLAGLGGFAGGFVGNPADLVNVRMQNDVKLPPDQRRNYKNAIHGLYRVAVQEGIMRLWAGASMTCSRAALMTIGQLSFYDLIKSLLTTTPYFGDNISTHVTSSLLAGAIATTMTQPVDVLKTRAMNAKPGEIKGILSLIIGTAREGPLAFFKGYIPAFVRLAPHTILTFVFLEQLRINFGFLKVQKVE is encoded by the exons ATGGGGGACGTAAGAATATCTCGATGGTACTTTGGAGGCCTTGCCTCCGCTGGTGCAGCATGTGTAACCCATCCCTTGGATTTATTGAAAGTACAAATGCAGACCCAAAAAGGAAGAAACGTCTCTATGTTTAAACTCACCCAAATAGTTTTGAAAAATCAAG GTATAATGGGATTGTATAATGGAATATCAGCATCTCTTTTACGTCAGCTTACATATTCAACAGCAAGGTTTGGTATATATGAAGTTGCAAAACAAACTTTGGCACCTAAGGAT GGTATGCCTATGCCTTTCTATATGTCGGCTTTATTAGCTGGTCTTGGCGGTTTTGCTGGTGGGTTTGTTGGTAATCCAGCAGATTTAGTCAATGTCAGGATGCAAAATGATGTGAAGCTTCCCCCAGACCAAAGAAGAAA TTACAAAAATGCAATTCATGGTTTGTATCGAGTTGCGGTACAAGAAGGAATCATGCGTTTATGGGCTGGTGCTTCAATGACTTGCAGCCGAGCCGCATTGATGACTATAGGACAACTCTCTTTCTATGATTTAATAAAGAGCTTACTCACCACCACACCATACTTTGGTGATAATATTTCAACACATGTTACTTCGAGTTTATTAGct GGCGCGATAGCAACAACCATGACTCAACCAGTAGATGTACTTAAGACTAGAGCAATGAATGCCAAGCCAGGTGAAATCAAAGGCAtactaagtttaataataGGAACGGCCAGAGAAGGGCCTCTCGCATTCTTCAAAGGATACATTCCAGCATTTGTGAGATTAGCACCGCACACTATACTGACATTTGTTTTCCTCGAACAACTTAGAATTAACTTTGGATTTCTCAAAGTACAAAAAGTAGAATAG